In Citrus sinensis cultivar Valencia sweet orange chromosome 3, DVS_A1.0, whole genome shotgun sequence, the sequence TAGTCTTTAGAAATAATAACTCCAGTACATCACTCCACCAATCAGGCGTTATcagacaagaaaaaaaattgagtttcATTTTTCTGCTCAAATCATATTGAACTTGAAAAGCTACGTACTGGCAGCTGCCTCACATCACAATCAGCTGCTTAGCGTACGTGAACAAAGCGTTCTTTTGTTCGTTGAGAAAAATCAATTAGCCGATAAATCTAACAcagtatttgtttttgtttttttgtatttCGTATTCACTAATCTTGATTGactacatattattatgaCAACCAAGTAATTTTGAGTGCATCAGTTATTCAATCtccatctttatttaattaatactttAGATTATCAGTATTTGCGTTACATGTACATGGAAACTCTAATGAAGTTGTCTGCATCTTTCAACTTTATTTAGGTAGACATCGCCATTAACACTTATAATTaccaagaaaataagaaaaactgCACGTGTAGGATCTAGATATGCGGACGTACGTTTGAATCTTTTTCCATAAAAAGgcgaaaaaagaagaagaagggcATTAATAattggttttgaaaatttgtcaAGTATTTTGTGTGACTCGAGTCATGTTTTTAGCCTAAAAACGTGGATCtgattttgaatgaaaatcTTTGTTTGATGATCTGAATTGACTAATTCGTTCTTGTTCGGCAGGCTATTTTTTGGCATGATCAATGGCAAATGAAGTCTCCTTTTCAATTAGATTTTTATGAGCATGAAGAAAAGGCCCTATTCACTAGATATGGTAGGTGCGCCGGATGCAGAAAGATCGAGTTGCTGCATGTCGCTTGGCTTGGCTCCTACAATATTCATGTGCATATAATTAGGTGATCTAGTGATCGAGCACTTGGACATGcacaataagaaaatttataatttttgtttttataaatagtattaaaaatgtGGATTAATGCGGAAATATCACTCactacaaaatgaaaaagtttaccttaattcttatttaatgtaggcgtcttcattttattttcatacgGATATACTTTAAAACTAAGaagtttaagaaaattaatttttaactctatTAAGCcacatgattttataattcattcaaaaattaatttttttaaaccgtacaatttaacaatatacctgcattaaaaaaatataggtgTCCgcaattaaaaatgattaaccATTACCTACTAGATCATTATTATATGAAAGATCACATACACAGATGCATGATCCGCTTCTATACACAATAAAGCTAAACACGTTTTGTTGACGCGTGGTTCATCTCATCTCTCCGTCAACTCAATCTAACAATCAAACGGATCAGGTGCTCGTATTTAGACAAATATGGTCTCGTTCAAAGTGGGCGCCACCTTGGCTGGCGGACATTTCCTACGTCTCTGTATTGAGGTGCGTGCGGTACAACTAATGAGAAAGGACTAAGTAAACCCCACAAACTTAATTCTCGTGAGAATTTTTAGCAGAGAGGACGTTTGCATGTGCTGAGATAAATTGACACAATCATTATCGTCAAGTGTTGTCTTGAATGTTAATTTGATCTTTGGTTTAGGGAGATTAAGTTAATTGTACTTAATTGATTAGTTCTTGTAGCGGAGACCCGGGGCTGCTAACTGCTAAAGCAAACAGGTTCAGATTTCAGAAGATTCGATTTGTCTTCACCTTTTGGATGAATACTGGCTGTCTATGTTAGTGTCGGTGTGGCGTAATTGACGGCTGGTTACCGTGCCGACGTGGCGTAACTGACGGCTGGATACCATGCGTAGAACATTATTTTCTAGATGATTTAAAATCATGTGTCAACCAGAATCTTCAGACGCGGGCATTAAAATTTCATCACTGCTGTGAATAGGCAATTTTATCATTGCTGTTACGACATGTCGTCGCAACAGCAATACAGTTTAGCAATACAAGTGTCGTCGGCATTTTCAACTTGAaccaattaattaactaagCAGTAATACTATCCATCTATGTAATCCATTAACAGTAATTTTCAGCCAACTATctaaatactaaattttgGTTAAGCGCGAGCTGCTATtgcaactttaatttttatcgcACAACTAtctaatttattgaatattgaGTAATGGTGCTGTTACTATCTccaatcataattttttttttaattttaaaagtgtACTTATCCTATTGTTTGTGATTAATGTGTGCACTAGTTAGTTAATGAGTTAATTATTTGCCTTAGTTTAGGATTGTGACtcttattctttaatttcaagttttatcTGTAAGTTAGTATTTAAACTAACATCAATGTCAATCACTCAGTTAAATGATAAGTAGCTAGAGCCATTCTCTCACAATTTGAGTGAAggtaatttttgttctttcgaaatgtgagtggaatTAACGTTTCTCAAATATTTAAGAGAGTAAAATTTTAGATGACTcgtgtaatttaaaaaaaaaaaaattagtgtcaATGTCAATAATAGTAGGTTGGAATATTAGTTGGCAACTAGATAGTTGTATTAGGAGATATTTAGACCAGATAACgatttgaattttcttgaaTTAACTGATTTAttactagttatttttattatgtttgattttttgcTGCAGATAATTTGTGTCTGTAACATTTGTCGTCAGAGCTTGGCAACAATAAGGAGCAAATCGTACTGAAGAAACAACCCCTGGCACAcatgccaaaaaaaatttaatgcatCCTTTTGGAATGAAAAAAGTCAAGGAGTATGCTCAGACATGCATGATTTCGAAACAAATCCAGTTAAGGCAAAAGCCTTGAAGCAGGCATTATGGTTCGATGCAGACAAGACTGTAAGAACACAATCGCCGAGGATATTGACATGGTCAATATCGGAGGAGCGTGTTGAAGAGAGGAGACTTTATTAAGCCCACCCATGAGGACAAGGTTATTTTTAGGGGCTGGCGTTACGTTAAACGAACTTAACGTACGCCACACACAGCAATAGTCATAGATTTCgctataaaaattattactgtGTATCAGTATATGGGACGTAcgttacgttaaacgtaaTGCAGCAGGACTTATTTTTAGGAGAAAAGAATGTTACGATATCtaatcttatatttttatttattttaaattatatttattttattagttgtgATTAATGTGTACTTAGACTCAATAGAGTAGTAGTTAGTCAATTACCAATTATTTGCACTAGTTTAGGATTGTGGCTCTTATTATTTAGCTTCACGTTTTATTTCTAAGCTAATATTTAAACTAGcatcaatattaataatgataggCTGGAATATTAGTTGGCAACTGATTAGTTGTATTTGAAAGTATTTGGTCTCTTGAAATaccaaaaacatatttattgaAGTTTGAATTTCCTTCAATTAACTTATCTATcacttattctttttattttgtttgattttctaTTGTAGAAAACGTATGTTTGTAACAAGTCCATTACTATTTTCCCATCCATACTTCCTAAGCTCTACTAGAAAATCTTAGTAGAATGACCATAATGACTAATTTCGACATACCAAATGCATGAATAAAGATATTTATATCCTTCTTCATGTCATGTAGAGAGAACAAAAATAGTTTAGAgtatgatttaaattttagtaataaCTTTGTGAAGTCTAACAATATATATCTTATAAATCAACAATATCGACAAAAAGTCATTTTTTAGTCATTCAACATATTAgaaattttgtgtgtgtgtgtgttttttttaattcactaGTGTAtagaaatatgttttttttaatattttaatgacatATTTACCtcgttaaaataataatgtcttcataaaaaaaattattccattataaattattaaaaataaaaatatatatatatattaacttttttgGAATTTACAAACCGAAGTGCACAAATTCTATTCATACAATCTCACTTGTTGATGTTTATTATTGCCGTTTGtcttactttattaaaattcgtTTTAACCCTTTAAATAGTTAAGACACGGTAATAAAGAAGTGAATCAAAAAGTCACAAATAGGCTTCATCCTTGATGGCACGGTTATGACTAGCTAGGCATTGATGATATTTAACCCATCAAATCATTTCACTAGCatccattttttaatatatcttATTACTTTTTAGAATTAGCtggtttgaagaaaaatgagggagaagaaaagagtggagaaaagtagtaaaattagattttattatttggtttgatatttaatttgatagggaaagaattacaatttttttctttagacaatttatcatttaccttaaatattaaactatttatattagtaatgaaatataatcatatatataaaataaaatagcgGACCGGTGGTAGTCAGCGGAGGTCTGATGAaagttaatttgtatttttatattttcatattaaataaatagatttatttatttattttgttaagtttcttaaatcatttattaaatttaattaatatagaatattaaatcaataaaaaaaattataaataataattattaatgacattaaacaagttaaaaagttaaagggtaattttgaaaactttaattGCCAAcataagaggaatttaaattcttcaccACTTGGTTTGAGATTCAAATTCTACATTATGatggatattaaattctaatggaaattaaatccctatatattttgtcaaaccaaacaatgaaaataaaaatagaatttaaattaactttCTCTTCTCCATTCTCTCCTCCCAGCCAAACACCACCTAAGAACTTATTTGTTAAAcatcaaaaatcaaattttattaactttagtttttttaaatttatttattgtagtttgtgttaaatttttcaaaattttatatttgaacaaaaaagtgaacttttgtaattttatctgaatgagaaaatgtttaaatggaaagtaaatattatatctcAAAGTTATCTCTATTTAACAAACTTATTTCCTAAATTATAAaacctctttttcttttttaatttagaaggACATAAATATCCAATAATTAtgttaaagatttttttatctataaaaacGAATAAGATATCCCTTTTATTCagatattagaaaattaaaataaacatattattaagAAACTTGTATTAAGATCCATTTaaactttagaaaaattaaaagtcatTTAGACTtttgaaaaaagtttaaaCTTACTCATATTTCAGACAAACAAAGTAAACACTATTtagcaaaacaaaatattattattttttattttattatatatttccctgctcttctctcttttctctcttttctcgTTGACAATCACCCTCATCACTTTATCAACAAGAAGTTCATCACTACCACCATCTATCTTCTTCATTATCAATTAATCCCAAAGGTGGCCAATAGGGCAAGCGGCACGTGGCATGTGGCATGACATGACACGAGCACATTTTGACAAGGCATGCGGCACAACACGGCACGCACGTGGGCCAAGCCGGGCTCAAATTGTTAGGCATTTAGGCCTTAAAATCATGGCACATGAAAAATCATGTAATAAGCATGCTTCACTGGTGGGTTAGCACGCAACCCGTTGcctaaaataaatgaaagtaatttttttaataaaaagtaaaaataaaatgttatgattttacaattattttaaattttaatatattttattaaattaatttgaagtcttagtttaaaaaaatataattgttttatgtttatcatttattaaatgaataaataaatatcataattttaatagataaaattataaatatcacgattttataaatgatatatcaaaattttacaataattaatatttcatttatgaaatCGTAAATTAGTTAATGGAGATATGCTTcatttgtgatttgtgaataaaatattttttatagttatacacaaaaaataaaattatgaacggaatacttttttattttttatgatgaattaaaagttgcattttttttcaatggaGTTCGAGtccaattataatattaatagttcaaataaaattaggtgAAATTTGCTTCATTGCAGttcaaataatattgttgtgttataattgaattggtaattgtgaaattaaatatttaaatatatagttgtgaaattgtgataaattgataataaaatgttaattgttctcttaatagttaataaaaattattattattattgttgttgttgttgttgttgttagaTGGGCTAATAGACTTGAAAAAACAAGCTAGACACGTGAGGTTAAAAATGTACATGAtcttgaaaaaattttgatgggCATTTTTGGGCATGGCCCGAGCACGGCACGCATGAGCTCGTGCCGTGGGCCGTACggggtttaaaaaaattgaacaaggCCCGTGGGCTCGAGCGGGCCATGGTTTGACGGCGGCATGGCCCGTTGGCCACCATTAATTAATCCATCATCTCCACAAACATATCTAAGGTTTCAAAGTTGGTTTTGTTAAAATTCATGAACAAGTGGTGGATTTTACTGTTATTGATGatattgattttcattttgcgtgatgatttaaatttcatttaatttcaatttgggATTTGATTCAAATTgtgaatcaattttaaaaaaataagagagacGAGAAGCTAATTTTTTGAGGGCATGAGAGGAaggtttttaattattttttgtttttaataaagatatttatgaaataaatcctatttattgaaaaatgggACGGATGGGATAATTTAAGAGGTCAAAAATCAAGACTGACGATCTCCTAAGGCTAACTAGTGTTATTGGGCTTGGTGGAGCATCGAACTAAGGGCccatatatatgcatatacaCACCCACATACATATATGGGTACTCTTTGCCGGATTAGCCATTCAAGTTTGAGGTTGCTTTTTGCAATTTCGGGCCGCAGTGCAAGGCGGTATTTGTCCTTTGGGCTTCGATTACATAGTTAATCACGTAAACGACGTCGCTTGGCGTGGTGATGTATGTCTCCGTTTCCTATCCAAACACTCCCTTCCACGTACCTCGCCTCGAACAAACTTCTTCTTCTGGTTGACAGTAGACTAGTAGCAGCAGCTATAGAAAATCGAAAATGGCGGCTCACTTTCTCTCTAATCTGCCATCAACGACCCAAATCTCTAAATCCGGTTTCGCGACAAAACACAATCAATCTCATACAACTCGCCAAGCACAGTTTCTTAAAAGCTCATGGCTAATAGGTACCAAAATCAACAGCAGCAGCGCCAATTTCCCTCTTCGCTCATCGTATATTGTGTCAAAGCGCCGCCAAATCGCCGCCAAAGTCTTGTCTAGTCTCCCCACCTCGTATTTACCTGCTCTCTTCGCTTCTCATTCTTCTGTTCTTCCttgctttaattattgtatGATTTGATTGCGCTAAATTGTGATTTCtcgttttctttaatttattttacaggAGACCGAACAGTGCCGTTTCGAATGAGAAAGCTCCCAAGTGAGTTCAATTAATCCTAGTCTCACTCTCCATTTTGTAATTAGTTTGTTGGCTTTGGATGTTGTGGGAAATTCCGATTGAGGGTTTAGTGTGGAACAATAGATGGTCTTGGAGGGCAATAAAGTCATTTGCTATGGGTGAGTTGGAAGCCAGGAAGCTCAAGCATTCAACCACCGGAACCGAAGCTATTCTCATGGGCATCCTGGTTGAGGGTATCTCTATCTCTTTCTCTGCCTCTTCTCAACTttcatttttgtgttttttaatttaatttaatttttatttttattatttttttcagcaaTAATTTAGTGTTCATTTGTCTGTTTGTTGCCggtaattcaaaatattattaatctcAGCTAAATTCAAGCACTGTTACATGTAAGACCAAAATGATGAGAGGGGTTACACATATTGTGGATATACTTGCCTACTTCTATATTATGGGATAGATGATCTTGTTAATGACTGAGATAACTGGCTAATAAATGATtagcaatttatttatttattttttatcaacaGATGATTAAACAAGTAAACGAACCCTCTATTTATAGTACAGGAAACCCAAAGTTCCCTGGTTAACtcgaaaaaggaaagaaaaataattaacccTACTTTTGTCCTACATCATGAGAGCTTGTTAGTTGTGTTGTTCAAAACCTTTAATCTGTGTTGAATGATGAAAAATGATTATACATTTTGTACAATAAAACTTAATGTTTGTAGTTTTGGCTCTCATAGGAATAGAATGAAATAGCAGCAGTGGGTGAAGTAAAAGCAAGATGATTTTGTGCGCATGTGATGAAATTTTGTATCATTATTGTTTCTATggtcattttaatttgtctGGAAGGTTTTGTAGTTGACAAGTATGAAGCCTCTTCTGCAGGTCAACTGCAAGAACTTTATCCTCATTGCTGTTAAAACCCATTGTTTAAATCTGTTATATTAATTCTTGAATGTGCACATGCTTGCGATGAACTAGGGGGACATTGTTTTTTGAGAATTATGCAAAGGGAGGAGATTCAGAACGCAGAATGTCTAATTTGATTCAATTGGGATAGTTCATACAACATTTTGCGGAGTTACTAGGTGCCTGGTCAAAGGCTTGGATTCCTTCCTGTCTCATTTTTGAAGATATCTCATCTTATATCTTTTTGGAAGCGGCATTGCGTAATAAAATCTCCAGTCTTGTACATATAACAAATGTGTTTCATTTTTGTATTCAGGAACTAGTCTGGCTGCAAAATTTTTGTGGGCAAATGGAGTGACACTCTTCAAGGTGCGCGATGAGTCTGTTAAGATAGTTGGAAAGGGtgacttcttctttttcagtCCAGAGCATCCTCCTTTGACTGAAGATGCTCAAAGGGTCATCGATTGGGCAGTTGACCACAAACTAAAATCCGGTTAGTTTTGATTTATCTTGCCCGTTGGCGGTTATACAAGTTGGGTTTTTTGTTTCCATATTCTGTGAAATCCTTCCTGCTCAACTTTTCTAGTCTAAATAGGTGaacagttaaaaaattattccagAAAACCATTTAATTCTTTGCCTTGTGGCTCTGAATAGATGACTTTGTACATGAGTGTACAAGTCTTTATTTGTTGCATCTGCAATCTGTCTGGGTGGATGGAGTTGAAATGGCTCATGTTTATTGTATTTCGCTCATTTTCTGTTGAGTACTTATGTTGCTAATTTTTAACTGTTGCACTGTAAAACGATTAATACATTTGTAAATTGCAGGAAATAGTGGGGAAGTTACAGCAAGTGATTTGCTTCTTGGTATTTGGTCTGAAACGGATTCACCAGGCCACAAGATACTGGCTGCCCTGGGCTTCAGTGATGAAAAAGCCAAAGAGCTGGAGTCTTTGAGTTCTGAACCTGGGTCTGTAGATGACTAATGCCTGCCTTCATATTCAACATACCCCTTGttgtaattctttttataagaAAGAGGATCAATGATTCATCTCTGAGCCTttgattaatattatcatattatcATGCTTGCATTCAAGAAGCCTTTACAGGATGTAAAAAAAGTCTGCATTTGCCTCATTGAGCTTCTTAAGTGGAGTTATTATTATCCATCAAGAAGCAGAGTTATTATCCATTAGCGTGGGCatgtattttcttataatcATTGAAGCTTTGGTCAGTGTCCCAGATGGGAGCTGTGTCGTGTTTTAATTCTTTCAAGGCTTCTTGTGCTCATTTCACTGGGTACCACTATGCCATGTTAAAATAATGTGGCTTGCCAACAACTTGCTGCTGAGCAACTCGCCAACTCCTCTTTTATTTACTTGCATCTGATTTGATTTCGTACATCTTTGTcatctgtgtgtgtgtgtgtgtgtatttgcTGAAAGAAACAGAAGATAAAGCAATCCTGCGCATGCAATTTTGCTTTGTAGcagtcttgatttttattatttttattttattttattttgagggAGGGTGGCAATCCGTTTATTTCGTCCTTTAAACGTTTACCTCAGTGGCTGTGCTTCTATGGCCATTTATAGAAGCGTTTACAACAGAAGCAATATTCGTAAGCTCCTTTTGTGTTGGGGATGGGACAGAGACAGACTCATCAACCACTGCAGACCTGACGTTTTCATCTTCTTTAGCGTCCTCTTGCACGTCACAGGCAAGTATTTGTGCCTTGCCAGCTTCGTCATCCCAATTAATCCTTGCAATAAACGTCAGCAACAGCGCAAGGCATGCAACCATCCCTATAAAAAATCCAATGAGTAGCCCTGCAAGACCAAGAGCTGCTTTAAATGCTAGAACCACACACACGGGCAAAGCTAGGAGGTAAAATCCACCAACATTTGCGTGCATAGCCAACCATGGCCTTGCAGTTCCCCGGACGATTCCTCCGCAAACGGTTAAAGGGAAATTCAGCGCTTCAATCACAGCCATCAGCAACAAGGCCTTCTTCACACCCCTTATGATTCCCTTATCATGGCTGAACAAAGGCCCCCAAACGCCTCTGGCTCCTACCATTGTCAAGGCTCCGACGCAACCTGAAACGAGGGCCACCCCTAGAGATACATAGGCTGATCGGTAAGCCAGTCTAGGTCGATTGGCGCCGAGCTCATTAGACACCCGTGTGGACGTACACGTTGCCAGTGATAGCATGACAGAGTAGAGCAAACAGTCGAAGTTGAGCACAATGACAATTACTCCGACAGCCTGCTTGGCATTGGCTAACCGCCCTGACAGCAAGACCAGGATCTCGTAGCACCACCATTCAAGGCAAGTCGTCAAGCAACAGGGCCCGCAAAGTTTGAGCAATCTAAGCCAGTCAGAAATGCCTTGCTCCCACCACCCTCCTTCTTTCCACTTCCCCTCCTTGCCATAACACTCCGTCACCAACAAATACAAAGCAAGTAAGATCACAACTAAAAGATCACTTATCCATATTGCCATAGCAATTCCTTCTATTCCCCTGGCTTTCACTAGCAGGATGTTGACGGGTACGTGAAACGCTAGTGATAGTGCTGAGGTAAACATTATTGGAAGCGTTATGCCTTGCGAGCTCAAGTACGATTTGAGGGGAGAAAGAAGCGAAGTGACTAGTAAACTAGGAAGGAGATAGAAAAGATATCTCTTCGAGACAGCTGAAATGTCCTCTTGCTGGCCAAAATGGATGAGAATCTTGCCAACATTAAGCCACAAGAAAGTAATAGGCACCGTTGCTAGCAGTAGCAATAAAATTGCCATGAGAAGGGTCTTGTGGAGCAGCCTAAAATTTTTAGCACCATATGCTTGACCGCAAATCGGGTCCATGGCACCACAGAGTCCATTCAAAACAGAGAAGCCCGTGACGTTGGCAAAGGTGAAAGCAAGAGCCCCACCGGCCAAGTGCAGCTCCCCGAGGCGTCCTAGAAACGCTGTTGTGATGGTTAACTTTGCAAACCAAGTTAAATTCATCACCACAAGTGGTAGAGCTAATCGTTGCTGTTCTTTTAGCTCTGAAAGCGTTGTGTGCATGATGTTCATTCCGCATCTTCGAGTGAGATTTCGAGGTGAAGGTGAATGATTATTAGAGATTTTCTCAATTGGGTTCTGTTCAAATCTTGACGTTGCTGAAGGCATTGTTGTTTTTGAGCAGTGTTGGTGAGAAGTCTTGGTGTGTTTATTACATAGGATTATTATATACATGTAAgttgtttttataaagtaatGAAGTGCATGGGCTTCGGGAAAGTTTAAAGCTtatgggggaaaaaaaaagaaaaaagtaaaatacagtaaaacctttataatataatattgatgggactaaaaagtaaatatattattttagcaaagtgatttattcatcaataaatgaataatttattggtaaataaatatttattaattcaaaaatagatttttttgttttaaaaagtGTTTTATTGATACATGTACATGcttataaaataacacaaatgGTGCTTCCTTAAGTCAATAGTATCTCCTCCAATTGTTATTTTCATCGGTGTAACTTAGTTAGAAAACTTGCAACTATACAAtatcattatttctttattcagTTCGTGTAATCATGTAcatataaatcattattgtgTAAGCTTTTGATATTAAGAAATACGAACATAAAAGTATTTGCATGAttcattcaattattttgtaatttttgttttcaaattcttaGGATTTTTATATCTTTCTCCTCCaagaattttcatttgaaaggAGTAAAAATATCTACATTGACTCAAAAAGTATACACTATGTGCAATACATGCTccgcacaaaaaaaaaaaaaaggctgaGTTTAATttaggagaaaagaaaaaacaaataactttatatgcatatttttcaaaaagttaaatttagataattgaagttataaaggaaaaaaaataaaaactccttcatattatgaattttacattttattcatctatcaatttttgtatttgattaattattattttatattttggtcctaaagatttaaaaattattattatcttataCATTTAGCGAAACTTTTGGTGCAGTTGCCTAAGATAAGAGCAGAGGatcttattatttaattaaaattattaattgttcaatgttttattttatgtgaTATGTTTTCAAAGTggcataaaattaatgatctaATAAATGCTTTACAAATGCCAATTATCAATTAGGAGTAGTGCTacacatttcaaattttttatctcaaataatGTGGCATTCATCAATTGGTACATTTATCAATTGGTTGGtgagataatacaattaattcacttaaatcttgtaaataattatcaacCACTCAATTAATGATACATCACTTGGGATcaaatttgagataaaaaatttgagatgtcTATTATTACTCCTAAATTAGTCCCAGGAGTAGCCAtgtaatttgataaatttacgGATTATAGATGCATCAAATTTTCATACTGTGGCTTCTCCTATATTGTCGATATAACTGTCGCTATAacacatcattttttttaagggggGAAACAATATAACACATCGTagttggaaaagaaaaagaatatatatatacactcgGAAGAGAAAGCATTCATAACACTGACATAATTTGATCTTATCGTATTTGACACCTTTCTATTGTCTTAAAACTTGCACGGAACACAATTTCAATATAGAGCAATCGCCGGTCGGGAATATTGCAATTGTCTTAAAACACTGCTCCTCATGTTTTAGAAGCACGGAAagagtttatatata encodes:
- the LOC102614445 gene encoding ATP-dependent Clp protease ATP-binding subunit CLPT2, chloroplastic, with protein sequence MAAHFLSNLPSTTQISKSGFATKHNQSHTTRQAQFLKSSWLIGTKINSSSANFPLRSSYIVSKRRQIAAKVLSSLPTSRPNSAVSNEKAPKWSWRAIKSFAMGELEARKLKHSTTGTEAILMGILVEGTSLAAKFLWANGVTLFKVRDESVKIVGKGDFFFFSPEHPPLTEDAQRVIDWAVDHKLKSGNSGEVTASDLLLGIWSETDSPGHKILAALGFSDEKAKELESLSSEPGSVDD
- the LOC102614160 gene encoding protein DETOXIFICATION 56, with the translated sequence MYIIILCNKHTKTSHQHCSKTTMPSATSRFEQNPIEKISNNHSPSPRNLTRRCGMNIMHTTLSELKEQQRLALPLVVMNLTWFAKLTITTAFLGRLGELHLAGGALAFTFANVTGFSVLNGLCGAMDPICGQAYGAKNFRLLHKTLLMAILLLLLATVPITFLWLNVGKILIHFGQQEDISAVSKRYLFYLLPSLLVTSLLSPLKSYLSSQGITLPIMFTSALSLAFHVPVNILLVKARGIEGIAMAIWISDLLVVILLALYLLVTECYGKEGKWKEGGWWEQGISDWLRLLKLCGPCCLTTCLEWWCYEILVLLSGRLANAKQAVGVIVIVLNFDCLLYSVMLSLATCTSTRVSNELGANRPRLAYRSAYVSLGVALVSGCVGALTMVGARGVWGPLFSHDKGIIRGVKKALLLMAVIEALNFPLTVCGGIVRGTARPWLAMHANVGGFYLLALPVCVVLAFKAALGLAGLLIGFFIGMVACLALLLTFIARINWDDEAGKAQILACDVQEDAKEDENVRSAVVDESVSVPSPTQKELTNIASVVNASINGHRSTATEVNV